One Tripterygium wilfordii isolate XIE 37 chromosome 10, ASM1340144v1, whole genome shotgun sequence DNA segment encodes these proteins:
- the LOC120007642 gene encoding coatomer subunit beta'-2-like isoform X3 → MKVFTEISERVKSVDLHPIEPWILTSLYSGTVCILNYQSQAIVKTFKVTDSPVRSAKFVARKNWVVAASDDKFIRVYNYDTMEKVAEFEAHTDFIRFVVVHPTLPYLLSSSDDKLIKVWDWEKGWICTKVFEEHQHYVMQVAFNPVEVNTFASASLDGTIKVWNLESPAPIFTLEGHSKGVNSVDYFINGDKLYLLSGSDDYTVKVWDYETRSCVQTLEGHEHNVTAVCVHPEFPIIITCSEDQTIRLWNANTYGLESKLNYGLERVWAVGCIRGSNQAVFGCDKGTIMVKVNSSSGLDIGDLQTKEEE, encoded by the exons ATG AAGGTATTCACTGAAATCTCTGAAAGAGTGAAATCTGTGGATCTGCATCCAATTGAACCATG GATCCTAACAAGCCTATATTCAGGAACTGTCTGCATCTTGAACTACCAGTCACAG GCTATAGTGAAGACATTCAAGGTCACAGATTCACCCG TGAGATCAGCGAAGTTTGTAGCGCGAAAAAACTGGGTTGTTGCTGCATCTGACGACAAGTTTATACGCGTATACAACTACGACACAATGGAAAAAGTTGCAGAATTTGAGGCGCACACAGATTTTATTAGGTTTGTGGTTGTTCATCCGACGCTTCCATACTTGCTTTCATCGTCGGACGACAAGCTTATAAAAGTCTGGGATTGGGAGAAGGGCTGGATTTGCACTAAAGTGTTTGAAGAACACCAGCATTATGTGATGCAAGTTGCATTTAACCCTGTTGAGGTCAATACTTTTGCAAGTGCGTCGCTGGATGGAACCATTAAGGTCTGGAATCTTGAATCCCCTGCTCCAATTTTTACGTTGGAAGGGCATTCGAAAGGGGTTAACTCTGTGGATTACTTCATAAATGGAGATAAATTGTATCTTTTAAGCGGATCAGATGATTATACAGTGAAG GTTTGGGACTACGAAACCAGATCTTGCGTCCAGACGCTCGAAGGTCACGAACACAATGTGACAGCAGTGTGTGTCCATCCAGAGTTTCCCATCATAATAACATGCTCTGAAGATCAGACTATCCGATTGTGGAATGCAAACACTTACGG GCTTGAGAGCAAATTGAACTATGGTCTTGAAAGAGTTTGGGCAGTTGGGTGCATCAGAGGTTCAAACCA GGCTGTATTCGGGTGCGACAAGGGAACAATCATGGTGAAAGTTAATAGCAGTTCTGGTTTGGATATTGGAGACCTTCAAACCAAAGAGGAAGAATGA
- the LOC120007642 gene encoding coatomer subunit beta'-1-like isoform X2, producing the protein MALSLEIQVFTEISERVKSVDLHPIEPWILTSLYSGTVCILNYQSQAIVKTFKVTDSPVRSAKFVARKNWVVAASDDKFIRVYNYDTMEKVAEFEAHTDFIRFVVVHPTLPYLLSSSDDKLIKVWDWEKGWICTKVFEEHQHYVMQVAFNPVEVNTFASASLDGTIKVWNLESPAPIFTLEGHSKGVNSVDYFINGDKLYLLSGSDDYTVKVWDYETRSCVQTLEGHEHNVTAVCVHPEFPIIITCSEDQTIRLWNANTYGLESKLNYGLERVWAVGCIRGSNQAVFGCDKGTIMVKVNSSSGLDIGDLQTKEEE; encoded by the exons ATG GCTCTTTCGCTAGAAATTCAG GTATTCACTGAAATCTCTGAAAGAGTGAAATCTGTGGATCTGCATCCAATTGAACCATG GATCCTAACAAGCCTATATTCAGGAACTGTCTGCATCTTGAACTACCAGTCACAG GCTATAGTGAAGACATTCAAGGTCACAGATTCACCCG TGAGATCAGCGAAGTTTGTAGCGCGAAAAAACTGGGTTGTTGCTGCATCTGACGACAAGTTTATACGCGTATACAACTACGACACAATGGAAAAAGTTGCAGAATTTGAGGCGCACACAGATTTTATTAGGTTTGTGGTTGTTCATCCGACGCTTCCATACTTGCTTTCATCGTCGGACGACAAGCTTATAAAAGTCTGGGATTGGGAGAAGGGCTGGATTTGCACTAAAGTGTTTGAAGAACACCAGCATTATGTGATGCAAGTTGCATTTAACCCTGTTGAGGTCAATACTTTTGCAAGTGCGTCGCTGGATGGAACCATTAAGGTCTGGAATCTTGAATCCCCTGCTCCAATTTTTACGTTGGAAGGGCATTCGAAAGGGGTTAACTCTGTGGATTACTTCATAAATGGAGATAAATTGTATCTTTTAAGCGGATCAGATGATTATACAGTGAAG GTTTGGGACTACGAAACCAGATCTTGCGTCCAGACGCTCGAAGGTCACGAACACAATGTGACAGCAGTGTGTGTCCATCCAGAGTTTCCCATCATAATAACATGCTCTGAAGATCAGACTATCCGATTGTGGAATGCAAACACTTACGG GCTTGAGAGCAAATTGAACTATGGTCTTGAAAGAGTTTGGGCAGTTGGGTGCATCAGAGGTTCAAACCA GGCTGTATTCGGGTGCGACAAGGGAACAATCATGGTGAAAGTTAATAGCAGTTCTGGTTTGGATATTGGAGACCTTCAAACCAAAGAGGAAGAATGA
- the LOC120007642 gene encoding coatomer subunit beta'-1-like isoform X1 — MALSLEIQKVFTEISERVKSVDLHPIEPWILTSLYSGTVCILNYQSQAIVKTFKVTDSPVRSAKFVARKNWVVAASDDKFIRVYNYDTMEKVAEFEAHTDFIRFVVVHPTLPYLLSSSDDKLIKVWDWEKGWICTKVFEEHQHYVMQVAFNPVEVNTFASASLDGTIKVWNLESPAPIFTLEGHSKGVNSVDYFINGDKLYLLSGSDDYTVKVWDYETRSCVQTLEGHEHNVTAVCVHPEFPIIITCSEDQTIRLWNANTYGLESKLNYGLERVWAVGCIRGSNQAVFGCDKGTIMVKVNSSSGLDIGDLQTKEEE; from the exons ATG GCTCTTTCGCTAGAAATTCAG AAGGTATTCACTGAAATCTCTGAAAGAGTGAAATCTGTGGATCTGCATCCAATTGAACCATG GATCCTAACAAGCCTATATTCAGGAACTGTCTGCATCTTGAACTACCAGTCACAG GCTATAGTGAAGACATTCAAGGTCACAGATTCACCCG TGAGATCAGCGAAGTTTGTAGCGCGAAAAAACTGGGTTGTTGCTGCATCTGACGACAAGTTTATACGCGTATACAACTACGACACAATGGAAAAAGTTGCAGAATTTGAGGCGCACACAGATTTTATTAGGTTTGTGGTTGTTCATCCGACGCTTCCATACTTGCTTTCATCGTCGGACGACAAGCTTATAAAAGTCTGGGATTGGGAGAAGGGCTGGATTTGCACTAAAGTGTTTGAAGAACACCAGCATTATGTGATGCAAGTTGCATTTAACCCTGTTGAGGTCAATACTTTTGCAAGTGCGTCGCTGGATGGAACCATTAAGGTCTGGAATCTTGAATCCCCTGCTCCAATTTTTACGTTGGAAGGGCATTCGAAAGGGGTTAACTCTGTGGATTACTTCATAAATGGAGATAAATTGTATCTTTTAAGCGGATCAGATGATTATACAGTGAAG GTTTGGGACTACGAAACCAGATCTTGCGTCCAGACGCTCGAAGGTCACGAACACAATGTGACAGCAGTGTGTGTCCATCCAGAGTTTCCCATCATAATAACATGCTCTGAAGATCAGACTATCCGATTGTGGAATGCAAACACTTACGG GCTTGAGAGCAAATTGAACTATGGTCTTGAAAGAGTTTGGGCAGTTGGGTGCATCAGAGGTTCAAACCA GGCTGTATTCGGGTGCGACAAGGGAACAATCATGGTGAAAGTTAATAGCAGTTCTGGTTTGGATATTGGAGACCTTCAAACCAAAGAGGAAGAATGA